Proteins encoded in a region of the Panicum hallii strain FIL2 chromosome 3, PHallii_v3.1, whole genome shotgun sequence genome:
- the LOC112885409 gene encoding glycine-rich cell wall structural protein 1.0-like, whose translation MGGGGSRGHGVGPRGWWQGPTGRQRAAGARRGVLGAVAGRGGTAWSLGGGNRPQGHGVVPQGQRRGPRGTAWGLGAAAGLGAAAWDLGGGGGGPRGGDGPRGCGVGSRGGSGVPRGAGGPRCRSVGPRLGVAAGRAASAGRGAEEGRAGAEGRGAEEGCAGAEGHGGGGGGGCGAAWAADGRVSTYAVSL comes from the exons ATGGGCGGTGGTGGGTCgcgggggcacggcgtggggcctCGGGGGTGGTGGCAAGGGCCTACGGGGCGGCAGCGGGCCgcgggggcacggcgtggggtcttgggggcggtggcgggccgCGGGGGCACGGCGTGGAGCCTCGGGGGCGGCAACAGGCCGCAGGGGCACGGCGTGGTGCCTCAGGGGCAGCGGCGGGGCCCGCGGGGCACTGCGTGGGGcctgggggcggcggcgggcctcgGTGCCGCGGCGTGGGAcctcgggggcggcggcgggggcccgcGGGGCGGCGACGGGCCTCGGGGCTGCGGCGTGGGATCTCGGGGCGGCAGCGGGGTCCCACGGGGCGCCGGCGGGCCACGGTGCCGCAGCGTGGGACCGCGCTTGGGGGTGGCGGCGGGCCGCGCAGCATCGGCGGGCCGCGGTGCAGAGGAGGGCCGCGCGGGGGCAGAGGGGCGCGGGGCAGAGGAGGGCTGCGCGGGGGCAGAGGGGcacgggggcggcggaggcggcggctgcggggccGCGTGGGCCGCAG ATGGCAGGGTGAGTACATATGCAGTGAGCCTGTGA